The following DNA comes from Quercus robur chromosome 1, dhQueRobu3.1, whole genome shotgun sequence.
CCTATATGGCTCCATTGAACTTGAGGATTCTTCTCAATTTCGTCGTTCCTCGCAAACCTTCCTCTGATGCGTGGCCGACTGTCTGCCAAGGTCTTCCTGCAAGCATACTGTATTTAAAAAGAGAGTGTTAAGAATAATGCCTGTAATAACCTAGTGATCACAATCCAAAAAGCATAGTGAAATTGAGTAGTAATGGTAATTAAGTTTATTCATTTAAATTATCAGTACCTGTTTGATTGCAAACTGTAGGTGAATTAAAATTCTTACATAGACATGATAGTGTGACAGAAAGGTCAAGATATTATGGAGGTTTCAGTAATGGATTAATTGCTTTATCAGAAGTGACTCATCACTTCATGTATTAATCTAAAAACAATTTGACCGTAACTGTTATTTTACATACGCTGTCTCTCATTGTGTGACAGCCAGTGCCATATGAAACACAACGACCCAGTGCACAGAGAAGCTAATGCacataaattcataattgttCTGCAAATAGTAAGTGTCTGTTTGGTAACACAGTTCAAAACTGCACTTTTTCTAAaggtacttttttattttttaacgcaaaatttttaaaacaaccACATTtcccaaaaattgaaaaataaattatattaatcgGATACTAAAGGTTtgtttgaataccgcttattttgttgaaaactgaaaatattatagtaaaataatttttaaatgtgtaaatagtgccgtaaaacccatttttaatgaaaaaattgctgaaaaaggaggtttgtgggtcccgtgaatagtgcacgggacccactggtGTGACACCATAACcacaaaacactaaaaaaaaaaaaaaaaaaaaaggaaacgcgCAAACGCAGATGCATTCATTTTCATCCGTATCCAAACCCAgtttaagtgtgcatttggaaagtaatgaaaattataaattatttcactattcagcttatttttgctattattcatgggttccaccatactatttcaactaacttttatttttatttttatctgcAGTATTTTCAGTattaagtttttagtttcagcaaaataagcggtatctaaacaCACCACAGTCTAACTATAATAGTTTTGTGTCAACTCGACCAGCAACTGCGAAACTATGACCCATTAAGCTTtccaataattcaaaatttatccttagatttagttaaaattttcagATAATATATGGATGTCCCCTCTTCAATTATTCATATTTCCCATGTAACCTtcttaaattgataaatttctATATTTGTTAATACTTTGGCTCCCTTATTCTTAAAATACTAgttatcaagaaaaaagaaaaaaaaagaaaagaaagaagaatattctaaaGGTTTTTCAAAGATGGAATAAAAACTTAGAGAAATGTTTGTAAAGCCTACCAAATATCACAAAATATTATCATTTCCTTATCCTAGAGAGATGATTAGAAATTCTACTGTTGATGGACAGCCTCATAGTGATATTTGAACAAATATCACTATTTATGACTTATGATACTTATAGGAACATGTAGCAAAAGCTACATGTGACAAGACGTATCATATCTAGTGCACCCATGAACgaaagtgaaaaaagaaaaaactaaatgaGCTATGATTTTGCAAGTACCATACGTCAATTCTTTATTTGCCCTCACTGCTTACTTTTACACGAGTACCTTACATtgagtaactttttttttttttgggccactattaattaactaataagAACTGAATCTACCACCCTACTTCATCTTAATATTTATGGcatttttctaataataaaaatatttatggaCATTTTTTGATTGTCATCGCAATGATTACTATGTTAGGTAATTGTCTCAAatgcaattttaaaaaaatattatttaatgttaAGTTGTTAACCCATTAACAAATAAACATGATAATAAAACCTTAATCTTCTTGTTGAAATTTCTTTGGGTTCTCTTGCTCCTATATCTCTCAATCCTCTCCTTTTTCTCCTCAGGACTATATCTGCACGCTCTGCTCATACTTTCAATGATGATACTATTCTCATTGGACAATGGGCTCTCCGATCGATGACTATGTTGCATCATATTAATTCTCTGCACccacataattaaaaaacaaaattataccaAACTAAAATAGCTCAATCTTTGCTCAAAAAAAAGCTCAATCACAATCAGCGTATATCAAATCACATAAccaaaaataatagcaaaataCTACTTTATTAGTAGATGGTTATCCACGTGTATTTTAAACAGGTTATCCACGTAATTAAAAAGTACTAATATAATCATTTTAATTATCATCTAGTACTATGAACCAATTTCCcttcaaagaaatttaaaaaataggttaaaaaaaaataaaatcaaaggaTGGTTTTGATGATACAATAATTTTGCATGTAACTCGTTCCACTAAGTGGCGTTTGGCTTACTTaattttatcaacttattttattattcagtttatttttgttattatttataaatcttactatattattttaattaattattatctttatttacagtagtattaataaaatatttttttaattttaacaaaataatcatATCTCAAACAAACATAAGTCACCGGGTGAAAAGACATGTCATTACGTGAAAAACAAAGTGGGCATTTTAGTAATATATGTACCTGCAAATCCCCAGTACTGAAGACCCTTCTGACCGGACCAGACTCCGAGTCGACAAACTCGTGAGTCGAAGACGAAACGAGTTGGCGAAAGCCGCTCTTCTGGAACGAGTTGCTGCTCACGCTTCGCTGAAAAAAGGTGGGCCTCTGAGTCTGGTGACTCGCGAACGAGCTCGTCGAGCCGTAGCTACTGCAGCCACTGCAGTTACTGCTATTATTATTTCCAATTTCGGGCGAGTTCATAACCGAGTCGAACTCGGAGGTGGGGGAGGCGAGTTGGTCGAGTAAATTGGGTGGAAGCAACGGTAACGGTAACGGTAGAGTTAACGTTGGGAGGTCGAGTGGTGTGAGGTTGTCGAGTGACGTGGCGGGATGGCCGAGAAAATCGGCAGCGCGTGTGAATGCGGTGTTTGGGTGAGTGTACATGGCGCGTGGAGTGAGAGAAAATGGAGGTTTTTTAAGGGGCTTTGGAATTTGATGgagttaatttttttgaagaagttTGATGAGTGAAGAGACTTAAGTTGAAGGGTGCGAGTacttattccttttttttgagagagagagagagagagagagagagagaggagctgGAGTCTGACGTGGAAGATGACGTCAATAGCTTGAGAGTTTGAGAATGAGTTGACCTGAGATCATCCCTCAACTCAGAAGAGACGTTGGCCTAACCACGAGCCACATGTTCAGTTCaacttgctcttttttttttttggttgttgttgtttttttttgcttaattaGAATTTAAGACTTTTTATCGCTttactgtcaaaaaaaaaaaaaaaaaaaaagaatttaagacTTTCACACTACTCTCTCTATTGTTGCATCTTctagaaaatagaaatgaaacctggattaAATTTAGGGTTCGTTTgtaacaatttatttagttgaaattgaaaactttttactaaaaatactgtagataaaagtaaaagctagtttaaatagtacagtgagatctataaataataataaaaagtgcaatgagactcattaatagtaacaaaaataagttaaataataaaataaactaaatagtaaaataatctAGTTAGCGTTCACATTCAGTTTCTacagaaaattctattttaccatcttaaaacctattttatcatttatactatatcattttacaacactCCTAacatctcaacttttattttcctatttaactcattaaaatagtatatattacccaataaaataatataatccatTTCCACCACTATCACAACAACAACacataaaaaatcaaagaaaaatcctCCACCACCATGGCAAATCCATGGCAACAACatacccaccaccaccatggacagaaacccacaaaaaaatcaaagaaaaatgcACACCAGAACCCATCAGAACCCACGTTGGAAACCCACATTAGACCCACACCAGAAATCCACATCAGATCCCACGTTGGAAACCCACATTGACCACTCTGAATCCAACTCAGCTCCGGTGGCAagctttgagagagagagagagagagagagagaatcagagaaaaaaaggaaaaaaaaaagaaaaagaaaggaagaagtaGAATTGAGTGagaattagagaaaaaaagaaaaataaaaaaagaatcagAACTGAGGACGAAGTAGAACTGAGTGAGAatcagaggaaaaaaagaaagaaagggagaaGTAAAACTCCTTCAGATGTGTGAAAACCAAAGTTCATGACCcagaactccttctttcttggaaaAATTATCCTTAGCCCATGTAGTAATTATTTAGAAAGCACAACTTCAATATGAAATTAAGATCAATATCTTTTTCAACCACCAAAGCTAGGCACCTACCAAGCCTAACCAGTCGTTCAAATTGCAAACCAAAGTTCAAATCTTTGAGATCAAAAGCTAGCCACATCGACCTTCTGATTGTTTTAAGGTTTAgattagaaaaaagaattattaagagagagattagaaaagagaggaacaaagaaagaaatagagacTGACATCCAACAAATCTTTCAATTTGACAACGCAAAACACATGAGAGCCAACCCTTTCCTCCTTTTGAAATATTGATTTCTTCAAAATCTAGAAGTCTTAGAGTGTGAGATGAGGTTGTTTACCATggccattttttttctcctcaccGTAGGAGCTTTTTCTCCTCACCTAGTGTGAGCTTTTCTTACTTTCTTGTCTTTTAGTCTTCTAGTGTAGCCTAAAGGATAAGAGAGTTGGTGCCCTAGAGTGTCCGCTTGTTGCCATATGGGCTGCACCATGGATGCAAACTTCTTAGAAAGGATTCAAAGAATGCAGCTTACTACGGAGGAAGATGAAACTATAACCATACGTCCAGTGCGGAGACAAGAAATTCTGGATGAATACTCTTTAAGCCTAATCGAGAAGTTTCTTACTACTAAATTGATTAACTTAAGAGCAGCAAAAAACCTTCTAGGGGGACGACTTGAAGATTGTGGAGGTCGGGGACGAATTACTACAATTTAAATTCACTTTGAAAAGCCAAATACTCTGGGTTTGGAATAATGGCCCTTGGTGCTTTGATAACCATATATTGGCCGTAAGGAGATGGGAGAAAGGCATGACAACTAGGTCTGTGACTTTCACACTCCTCCCTTTTGATTTAATGACTGAAGATGCAGGCCACAATATTAAGAGGGGGCTCGAGAAAATCATTGAAGTAGATTGTAAGGCCTTTAAGTTTGACCAAGCCTGATTCTTAAGAATTCCAGCTGAAATCCCCTTGGACAAACCACTTCGACGAGGTGGTCCAGTTGTAAGTTTGGAGGGAGATGAATTCCGGGTTGCATTTCGGTATGAGTGCTTGGTTGGGTGGTGTTTTGCATGTGGTAGAATTGGGCATGATGAGAAGGAGTGTAGTATGGCTGGAGGGGAGGATATGGGGAACTGATGGTATAGGGAATGGATGAAAGCCGGTACTCATATCCGCTCCAATAATTAGAGGAGCAACCAACACAGCCCACGCCACCATCGGAGTGAACTAGCCACCCAAATTGACCCTAGTCTAAGGACAGCTAGCCCTATCTAACCCAttaatgcaaaaataaaaagcctgaaaaataaggaaatggATGCAGTGAGCCCCACCCGCATGTTATAGACATTAACACAATCAAATCACCAGATTTTACTCCCTGAAACGTTATAGGTGGACGTGGAAAATACAGAAAATAGGGTTAATGCACAATCAAACCCGACTAATatggaaaccaaaaataatgaaggCGATCTTTATTGCGTGCCAATTAGCTATGGTGAGTTAAACACAAAGCACACGACTTGTAACCAGGAGTCATGTGCACACATTACAGAGAAACAAATAGCGCCCACATCCACACGAAAGAAATTATCCAGACTGGGGCTGACCATTAATAGGAATAACAAGGGTGGCCGAGTAGCAGTGGGGAAGAAGAGACAATCTGAACACAGGAAACTTGACGATGGCCAAGGCATCAAAACCAGCAACAAACGGCTTAAGGGTGTGGCCAGTTCAACACAACCTACCTCTCCAATGATGGTGCTTGTGTCATAGCCTTGCCGATTGCAATGATTGTCCTAAGCTGGAACTGCTGGGAGCTTGGGAACTGCTCGGCAGTTGAGGTTCTTGCCGACTTGGTGAGAAAAAAAGATCCCATAATTTTGTTTCTCATGGAAACAAAATTGACAGTTCATGAGATGGAACTGATTAAGTCGGAGTTGGGTTTCTCTTCTATGTTAGCTGTATCAAGTGAAGGAAGACGAGGGGGTCTGGCTTTGTTGTGGAAAACTGACGTGGTGGTTCACACACAAACATACTCCCCACACCATATAGATGTACAAGTCCCATCCACCCAACTATGGAGATTAACAGGTATTTACGGATACCCGAGGAGCAGATGAATTCAGAAACATGGAGATTAATGCGACACCTTTATAATAGATCCACCTTACCATGGCTATGCATTGGCGACTATAATGAGATATTAAGCTCTGAGGAAAAGAATGGCAAGCATCCTAGACCATTACCACCGATGGTCACATTCCAAAATGCCTTGTTAGCTTATGGCTTGATCGACTTGGGCTATTGTGGGTACAGGTACACATGGTGGAATGGACAAGAAGGCAAAGCTTTCATCGAGGAAGGATTGGATAGAGCATGTGCCTCCCTAGAATGGTTGGCATTGTCCTGGTGGCCAAGGTAGTCCACATGACAGCTTCATACTTCGACCACGACCTGATTGTAATTAACACAACTCCCCTAAACCATCAGCAAAATCGGAGGAGACAAAAACTCCACAGTTTCGAAGAGAAATGGGTGGCTCATCCGGAGTGCGAAGCAATAATCTGAGACTCTTGGACCTATGCCTAACCTTCGGGCAGCCTTATGTATTGCCTCTTCGAGAAAATTAAAAGCTGTAGAGCACACTTGGTTGCATGGAGCAAGTTAGCCTTCGGAAACACAAAAGTTCGACTAACAAAAATGCAACAAGAACTTGAGGAACTAGTGAAGCAGGGGTATGCACCAAACTTGGAACATATCAACATATTGAGGAGGGAGGTCAATGAATTGATACACCATGAGGAAGTTTTTTGGAGGCAGTGGTCTAGATACATATGGCTTCTGGCGGGTGACAAAAATACAAGATTCTTTcaccaaagaaagaagaaaaatagcaTTGACGGACTGTATGATGAAAATGGAGTGTGGCAAACAGACATGGGAAAAGTCATTGCAATTGCCGAGGGGTACTATGTTGACTTGTTTAAAGCCCAAAATCATACTAACATGGAAAAGGTTCTGGATGCTGTTGATAGGGTAGTCACGGATGAAATGGTGCAGTCTTTAACCCAACCATACTCGGAGGAAGATGTAAGGAGAGCTCTCTTTAGCATGCACCCATCAAAATCACCTAGATTGGATGGTatgtctcctttctttttccaaaatttttggcaCATTGTTGGATCTGATGTTACCTTAGCTATGTTATCTGTCCTACACtctaaaatatatttgaagaaaatgaattACACATACATTGTACTCATACCCAAAAAGAATGACCCAAAAAATATCACGGATTTTCATCCCATAAGTTTGGTTAATGTTGTATCCTGAATTATATCAAAAGTACTTGCAAATCGGGTAAAATCAATCTTACCCAATATTATATCTGATGCCCAAAGTGCTTTTATTCATGATAGACTTATCATAGATAATACCACGGTGGCGTTTGAAATGCTTTATCCTATGCGTAATCGGAGAAAAGGAAGAATAGGTCACATGGCAATAAAGCTCGATATAAGCAAGGCATATGATAGAGTAGAATGGAGTTTCCTCCAACGGATCATGCTTAAGATGTGACTACTTGACCAATGGGTGAATTTGGCTATGGAAACCGTGTGTATAGCCTCTTACACCATACTTATCAATGGGGAACCAAAAGGCCTCATAACACCAACCCATGGAATAAAACAAGGTGATCCTTTATCCCCTTACCTCTTCTTGTTTTATGTTGAGGGGCTATCCTCTATGATTAGCAGGGTAGTGACTACCAACAAATTAAAGGGGATCCAGAGTTGCTAGGGTGGTGTTCGTATTTCCCACCTCCTCTTTGTAGATGATAGCCTGCTATTTTGTGAGGCTAAGATAGGTGAATTCTAGCAACTCCTTGACATCCTTACACAATATGAGGAGGCCTCAAGTCAAGcaattaacaaacaaaaaaccacaATCTTTTTCAGCAAGAACACTACCTAAAGAGTTAAGgaggaaattcaaaatttgttggGTGCACAGGTTATGACAAACTATGAAAAGTACCTTGGACTCCCTATGGTTGGGGAAAATCTAAGGTAAACACATTTAAGGATCTACAGGAGAGGATAACAAAAAGGGTGATGGGGTGGAAGGAAAATCAATCTCTAAGGCAGGTAGGGAGGTGTTGATAAAGACGGTGGCCCAAGCAATACTCATTTACTCTATGAGTATTTTCAAGTTTCCTAAAAAGGTGTGTGAGGATATTAACTCGGTGTTGGCTAAGTATTGGTAGGGACAAACttggaatgagaagaagataCATAGGATAAACTGGAATAAATTATGCACCCCAAAGAATAAGGGAGGAATGGGCTTTCGGTATATTCACGCCTTCAATCTAGCAATGCTAGCCAAACAAGCATGGCACTTGGTCACAGGTACACAATCTCTATTTTATAGAGTGTATAGAGCCAAATATTTTCCCCGGTGCTCATTTTTGGAGGCAGAGATAGGTCCAAACCCTTCCTTTGTGTGGCAAAGTTTGTTGGCTACAAGAGATCTCATCCTTGAGAGATCGAACTAGCAGATTGGCAATAGGCAGAATGTCAACATCAACAACCAAAGGTGGCTGCCCCGCCCACCAATCTTCAAATCGGGGGCTGACATGCGTATGAAGGTAGGTGACCTTATTGACAAACAAACCAATCAGTGGAATAGGCCATTGATACATATTCCTATCATGTCTCGAGTCAAAAGCCCAAGAAACTTTCATACACCGCATGTTATGTATGCCACATATTCTAGTCAAGATGTATAATTTACTTGGTAGTAGTTTAGAGTTGAACTCACCCAAATCTTGTttcctatttatttatatttttctactCTTATTTAGaaacttcttttatttaatttattttttacatttactgCATAACTATATTAATTAAGAAGACAAAAGTCTAAGGGGTTTACCAACCCATCTCTTTCCTTTTCAAGGAAGACCTAAGAAGTGATAGATGAGATAAAGATAATTTCTAGAGCAATATTAGAAGTAGCTCAAACTTAAGATTATGGCCtgatacattttattttattttattttttatgattcaatAATTGAGAAGGAGAATTTGAACACTAAACATATTGATTGAAAATACAATGAAGTTCCAGATCAGTTGAGCTTAACCTTAAGATTAGGACTGTCCACCAAACTCGGAAACTCGACCAACCCGAGCAACCTGCCAAAACTCGAATCAAAAACCACCCGAACTGACCACTCCGATGGTCAGTGGTGGGTTGTTGCCCACAGAACCCGATGCCTTCGGGTCGGTTGGCAGGTTTCCTCTCCTAAAACCCGAGCAATTTGACCTAATCATAAAACCAAAAACTTCCAGCAATATTCGAAGGTTTTTCAATGAAAACATACAAAAACCGGCGATATTTGGAGTTCTTTTGCAAGAATATGTTCTTGGTGGTAGGGCAGTAGGAAGTTGCCTTTTCTTCAAGCAGGGCTTTCTTGATGGCCAGAAGCTCTTCCTTCCATTAGTCATCTGGGCTTGTAGTTGTGTTGCAAGCAATTCTCTCTGTCAGGCATACCCGATAGTGTCCCCCATTTCGGACGAGATACGATGAGATCTCGTCATGATCTGGCTAGATCTTGACGGATTTGGCCAAAATAATGGCACTGGTGATAAAACCCGAAACTGACCAGTGCAGCTCGAAACCTGACACGACCCAAACCGGCCGATCCAACTAGCATTTCGAGTCGGTTTCGGGTTCCGTTTTCACCCACCCGAAAGTTTCGGGATGAGTCTGGGTAAGGCACAAACTCGACTTGACCCGACCTGTGGACACCCCTACTCAAGATTATGGGCTAAGACATGTGATGTTTTGATCATTGTGAATAGATCTCATTTTCACATATACTAAAATATCGAACATCCCTCTcctttataaaaattgaaaaaaaagtataatgacATTCTTAAATATGGAATGAATGTTAATTTAACTGTTAATTTTTGCACTTACAATTGATTAAACTTTAAATAAGCATAAATAAGGTAGCTTAAGCATAAACCAAAATCAACCTTGCTGAGCAGTGCCAATCGATAAAGACAACTACCAATCAAGTTAACAGCAGTGGTCGGTATAAAAATTTTCAGAACCAATGAAGTTAGCTGAGGGTTTTGAACAACCCCTAAAAAGGTGTAGGAACTCATTTTACAACTCTCATTTAACTTGAGTTGCATTGTACCATGCATTCTATTGTGTATCACATCACATGGAAGAACTGTAATTTTGACTACATGATTTCTAATTGCATTACATGATATAAATCTTGAAGTCATAacaattaaaaagatagtttaTGAGCCTTAATTGGACAAccagattgaaagatatcaaaGAAACAAGTTTTAGTGGTAAAGTGCACTTGCATGAATTAGATCCCAACCATACTTGATTATGAACTCCTAATTCTAATTGGCCTCTTTTAATCCAACTTAAATtaaatgatgtgtcataatacTATTGGTTGAGAATATATTTTATGGTAAGGTTGCATGTGCTCGATTCAATTTGGAGACAAAACATTTATTGATTCTAAGAAAAATTGGtaataattgattaatttgatatatttggaATTAATTTGTTGAACTTAAGGaccaagaaaatcataaaaagaaGTCAAAATTCAGAGGAAATAAGATAACAATTGAAATTAGAAGGAAACGAACCAAAAGGGAAAAGATTTAAGAATGATTTGGACTAAATGCAGATCCCGATCTGCACTTGGACTAGAACCTTCTAGATTCTTCCCTTTATCAGCCTATCTTACTCCCCACTTAGTTTGACCTTGCACCTCatgttttttcttcaaaaaatctgatttttcctGAGTCCCACATTGCCCAAAAACTCATACCCCTCTCCAATATCAGTTTAAGTAATCAAAATAACCATGCCATCAGGGGGTATTTAGTTCACCCTGATGTCAATCACATTAATctcatatttctataatatgAACAGTATGgtgtttgattcattttttattgCACAAAATTATGGTTATCTaagattacaaaatatttcacattAGCCCAATTTATGGTAAATTGATTACCTTCTTAAATTGTGGTAATCTTACATTATGTGTTTATGGGAATGTTATAATTTATTCAATTGACAAAATTGACGCGTCCAATacattttaattacaaaattgtcATGAATATATTATCAAACCTtagcccttctctctctctctctctctctctctctctctctctctctctctctctctctctctctctctctctctctctctctctctctctctctctctctctctcagagtcCATGGCTTTAGATTAGAATTCATGGTCGAAATTCCTTATGCTATCACCATTATTTGTTGCCCTACATAGCTAGCGACCACCATCAAGGCGGTGGCTCTTAATCCCAACCCTTCCTTCTTTCTCTCATATCTAATTCAAACCCTAAgatctctgtctctctctttgcaTACCCACACTCTCTATCTAGATTAGAACCTAAGATGAAAATATTCAGAGATATCTGAAATAGAAAAGTGCAGGAAAGTTGCTTGGTCAGATGAGAATCCACTGGAGATTAAGCAGTCGTAGAGGCCTTCGATGTTGTCTCTTCGATCTGTATCtcttttgttaggacatatgtgatttgatgttaggaacatatgtcaatattttatgtaattggctaatcctttgacaaaacgcactttacttgtaattgggtagatctaggatatgtttaatgcttcaagaaacaaggtttcaagttcaagtgtttaagccatgcaagtctgtccaagaatcaagttaGAAattgctggattttaaagctcgataacTAGCatttatcgaggtttaaaagatGCTGAAGCCCGTGCcttgacagctagctcgatagatggctatctatcgagttttatgaaattcagtttttcagagtTGATTTCAATTCAATCCGTGggtgtatgtttgggctttctttctcacaaccctaaacatatataaatattgttttaagggccatcacaACTGATGCAACTGAAtgaaaaagtttttcacaagcatattgtgaccaaGCTACTttatgatcttcatcatgtgatgaattgaagaactttgtaggCAACAtgcttctcaagttggtgattaagtcacgtactaggatccgcataattggttagtcatgtactaggagttgtgcattaaaaggagagattgtcactacaaaacaagtccaattggatattagGGTAAGgtttcaattgtaggttggtataaggtattggaattcctttacttgtaaccgcttgttttgataatagtggattctcaggagtggtaaccttaaaatcactcggtggggtttttgccgcgcaggttttccccattcataaataaatcaccgtgttaatttaattttcgttgcatacttagtttaattggtgatttgtttgtgctaccatgtacattgcatgttaatttgattaattaataaacttgactaattaatcaattaatttatcacaagaggtcaatacatttttggccatCATCTCTTGCACATTATAATTTGGTTGGTGAGAAAGTGCAAGAAAGAGAAACTTTGGCTATTTTTTGTGGATGTAattgtttggttggtgagaaagTGTAGGAAAGTGAGAATTTTTCTTAGTTGTTTTGTGGATCTCATTATTTGATTGGTGAGAAAGTGTAGGAAAGtaagataatatttattttattttatttggttttttatttaaaaataaaaattcatttagaTATTTCAAAGGGACAT
Coding sequences within:
- the LOC126732631 gene encoding zinc finger protein CONSTANS-LIKE 1, which translates into the protein MYTHPNTAFTRAADFLGHPATSLDNLTPLDLPTLTLPLPLPLLPPNLLDQLASPTSEFDSVMNSPEIGNNNSSNCSGCSSYGSTSSFASHQTQRPTFFQRSVSSNSFQKSGFRQLVSSSTHEFVDSESGPVRRVFSTGDLQRINMMQHSHRSESPLSNENSIIIESMSRACRYSPEEKKERIERYRSKRTQRNFNKKIKYACRKTLADSRPRIRGRFARNDEIEKNPQVQWSHIGGEGEEDEDDEDNWINFIDTFSAANMVP